TGCAGCCGAAAGGTGAAGTTTATCCCATGGCTAATCTGCCGCTCAAGGTCTGCAACAGTATGGAAAAGCAGCCACAGTTGGCTCTGGTTGTAATCGATGATCATGCGGTCACCCATCTTGTCAGGGAGACAAAAAAAGCTCGCGGACAGGCACTGACAGCAGACGAAGTAACCGAACTTGCGGACAGGTTCGCAGCCGCTGAATGGTATCTGGATCAGGAAGATCCGGCAGTAGTTATGACCTGGGTACGATCAGGAGACGAGCTGGTCAAGATGATTATCAGGACAGACAGGGCTATTGGCAAAGGGATAGCTAATCAGGTTGTCACAGCCGGTGTGGTTAAGGATTACAGCATCGAAAGCAATCTTCGTTACAGGAAGGTGGGTATGTAGCATGTCCCGGCATGGGAGGTCGGCAAACCCCTCCATTGGAGCGTCCTTTTAAGGATTGTTCCCGACTCGCCAGGCCGATTTTCGAGTCCTCATACCGAGACAATTTTGAATGGTGCGTGCAAAGAACGGCACACACCCTACATCTGTAAATATTTTAATGCCTCACCGGAGGAAAAGCAATGCCTAACTGGATCGAAGTTTTAAAAAAAGGAACATTCACAGCCAAATCAGGAAAGCCTGTTTCATTCACAGAGGCTGATCTGGACGCCATAGCGGCTGGCTATGATGCTGCCAAGGCTCCGGCCCCGCTTGTGTTCGGTCATCCTGAGGATTCTGATCCGGCTTTTGGCTGGGCAGAAGAGTTTAAACGCAAGGGCGATATTCTGATGGCCAGATTCAAAGACGTTCCGGAGGTGGTCAAGACCCTCGTAAACAATGGCCATTACAAGAAAGTCAGCATCTCTCTTGCCGCAGACAAAAAGACTGTGCGCCATGTCGGGCTTCTGGGAGCCGTCCCTCCGGCCGTGCCTGGTCTGGCTGATGTTAAATTTTCGGAGGGAGAGTCTTTAACAATAGAAATGTCATCAAAAGAGGAGACCAACATGCCAACAGTCGAAGAGCTTAAAAAACAATTGGAAGATGAGGAAAAGGCAAGAAAAGAGGCTGAAGACAGAGCCAAGGCAGCCGAGGACGGAAAGAAAGCGGCAGAGACAGAGCTTTCAGCCATCAAGGATGAAGCCTCAAAAACAGCGGTTGAAACAAAAATTGAGGAGTTGATTTCAAAGGGCAGAATCCTTCCGGCAAACAAGGACGCGGTTGAGGCAGTTGCTCTGGCGCTCGGAAAAACAGGCGATGAAATCGAACTGTCCAAAGGCTCAGGCAAGAAATCGCTTCAGGATCATTTTTTCGACTTCCTGGGGACTCTGCCTGAAAACGGGCTGCTTAACGAATTTTCAAATCCGGGTGATGGAAAGAGAGAAGAGGCTTTGCCTGATGACCTGATGAGCAAGGTGTAAAAAATGAATTCAACCGAAAAAAGCCCCAGCGGGGCGACATCTTTGTAGGAGTTAAAACATGGCCATTAACGGAAAAGTATTCGAATCAAGCAGGACAGAAGAGATCATTCTGAGCGGTGATCCGGTTGTTATCCTCTCTGCTTCGCTTAAAGCAAACAATGGCGTTTATCCGGCGGGTCTTCTTGTCACAGAAAACGCTTCAGGCGCACTGGTTCCGCTTGTCAGGGTTGATGATGTGACTCTCGCTACAGGAAATGGAGTCCTTACAGCTTTTTCAGGAACTCTTGAAAATGTTCCTGTGGAGCCAGGCACTCTGATCATAATCGCCGGAGCAGAAACATTCAAAGAGGTCTCACCCGGAGTTCTGGCGGGCAGCGCCGGTGGCACTGGCAAGATCGGGCATCTTGACGGCAAGTGGAACATCACATGCGCGGCTGCTCCCGCGAACGGAGTCGCAATAACCGCTGATTATATCACAGCCATTGACGGAGTCATGACAGAAACCGTGGATACGGCTCTTCAGACAGCAGGCAATATCGTGCATTTCGGCCAGGTCAGGAAAGACGTTCTCAAGATAGGCATTGCAAGTCCTGCCCAGCCTGACGCGGCAATTATCAAGGCCATGATCCGCAGACGCATATACGCGAGATAAGCAGGGATAATCCCCCTGGCCCCCTTTTAAAGGGGGAATATTTGAATAAAGGAGAATGAAATGGATCTTAATCTTAAAGGCTTTTTTACAAAAGACACTCTGATCAGATATCTCAAGGGCCTTCCTCCGCTGAAGACGCCGGTAATAGACTCAGTATTCACAAACAGACCGAATCATCCTCTGCCATTTGTGGGCGAGGACATGCTCAAGGCGGTTGTGAGGGCAATGCCTGTCGTAAGAAGAGGCGCTCCAAGTATTCCGGCGACAAAGGAAACCGGCACAACAGCGATGTATGAACCTCTGCCAATACGTCCGAACGTGACTGTGACAGGCGTGGAGCTGAACAATCTCAAACTTCTTGGCCAGAGCAGCAAGGAAACATGGGCCCAGAACAAGACAGATCATCTCAGAAGGATTGTCAGGGCCACGACAGAGGCAATCGCAGCCGGTTCCCTTTCAGGCAGCATTGTATGGCCTGTGCAGCTTGACGGAGGCGGATGGGAAAGCTGGGAAATCAATTATGGCACTCCGGCGGAAATCACACCTGTGAAGCTCTGGGATGC
Above is a window of Desulforegula conservatrix Mb1Pa DNA encoding:
- a CDS encoding phage protease, whose translation is MPNWIEVLKKGTFTAKSGKPVSFTEADLDAIAAGYDAAKAPAPLVFGHPEDSDPAFGWAEEFKRKGDILMARFKDVPEVVKTLVNNGHYKKVSISLAADKKTVRHVGLLGAVPPAVPGLADVKFSEGESLTIEMSSKEETNMPTVEELKKQLEDEEKARKEAEDRAKAAEDGKKAAETELSAIKDEASKTAVETKIEELISKGRILPANKDAVEAVALALGKTGDEIELSKGSGKKSLQDHFFDFLGTLPENGLLNEFSNPGDGKREEALPDDLMSKV
- a CDS encoding major capsid protein: MDLNLKGFFTKDTLIRYLKGLPPLKTPVIDSVFTNRPNHPLPFVGEDMLKAVVRAMPVVRRGAPSIPATKETGTTAMYEPLPIRPNVTVTGVELNNLKLLGQSSKETWAQNKTDHLRRIVRATTEAIAAGSLSGSIVWPVQLDGGGWESWEINYGTPAEITPVKLWDASNAGIKDVFETLDAMKEAIEDNGYGDIVFWAGKKAYSTLLILAEAFKSTANMNVRVTDKGIDIAGFFIQRRSERYRNPQTGTMTPTVADNEIKAIAMDAGHLMPYCAVDDLDANLQAMPL